In Aptenodytes patagonicus chromosome 22, bAptPat1.pri.cur, whole genome shotgun sequence, one DNA window encodes the following:
- the SYT2 gene encoding synaptotagmin-2, translated as MTFKQASMMAPEATATTMPMATMENSTEAAGPGEGKEDMFTKLKDKFMNELNKIPLPPWALIAIAVVAGLLILTCCFCICKKCCCKKKKNKKEKGKGMKNAMNMKDMKSGNQDDDDAEMGLTEGEGEEEEKEPENLGKLQFSLDYDFQANQLTVGILQAAELPALDMGGTSDPYVKVFLLPDKKKKYETKVQKKTLNPAFNETFTFKVPYQELGGKTLVMAIYDFDRFSKHDIIGEVKVPMNTVDLGQPIEEWRDLQSGEKEEPEKLGDICISLRYVPTAGKLTVCILEAKNLKKMDVGGLSDPYVKIHLLQNGKRLKKKKTTVKKKTLNPYFNESFSFEIPFEQIQKVQVVITVLDYDKLGKNEAIGKIFTGCNATGTELRHWSDMLANPRRPIAQWHSLKPEEEVDAALGKNK; from the exons ATGACGTTCAAGCAAGCATCCATGATGGCCCCAGAGGCCACGGCCACCACGATGCCCATGGCCACGATGGAGAACTCCACCGAGGCCGCTGGGCCGGGCGAGGGCAAGGAGGACATGTTCACCAAGCTGAAGGACAAGTTCATGAATGAGCTCAACAAGATCCCCC TGCCGCCCTGGGCCCTCATTGCCATCGCGGTGGTAGCCGGACTCCTCATCCTCACCTGCTGCTTCTGCATCTGCAAGAAGTGCTGctgcaagaagaagaagaacaagaaggagAAGGGCAAAGGCATGAAGAATGCCATGAACATGAAGGACATGAAGTCGGGCAACCAG GACGACGACGACGCAGAGATGGGTCTGACGGAgggggaaggtgaggaggaggagaaggagccgGAGAACCTGGGCAAGCTGCAGTTCTCGTTGGACTACGATTTCCAGGCGAACCAG CTGACAGTGGGGATCCTCCAAGCGGCCGAACTGCCAGCTTTGGACATGGGTGGCACCTCAGACCCGTACGTCAAGGTGTTCCTGCTCCCTGACAAGAAGAAAAAGTACGAGACCAAAGTGCAGAAGAAGACACTCAACCCTGCCTTCAATGAGACCTTCACCTTCAAG GTCCCCTACCAGGAACTCGGCGGGAAGACGTTGGTAATGGCCATCTACGACTTCGATCGCTTCTCCAAGCACGACATCATCGGTGAGGTGAAGGTGCCCATGAACACGGTGGACCTGGGCCAGCCCATCGAGGAGTGGCGGGACCTACAGAGCGGTGAGAAGGAGGAG CCAGAGAAGCTAGGAGATATCTGCATCTCCCTCCGGTACGTGCCCACGGCCGGGAAACTCACTGTCTGCATCCTAGAGGCCAAGAACCTGAAGAAGATGGATGTTGGGGGTCTCTCAG ATCCCTACGTGAAGATCCACCTGCTGCAGAATGGCAAGAGGTTGAAGAAGAAGAAGACCACAGTCAAGAAGAAGACCCTGAACCCCTACTTCAATGAGTCCTTCAGCTTTGAGATCCCCTTTGAGCAGATACAG AAAGTGCAGGTGGTCATCACGGTGCTGGACTACGACAAGCTGGGGAAGAACGAAGCCATCGGCAAGATCTTCACAGGCTGCAACGCCACCGGCACGGAGCTGCGGCACTGGTCTGACATGCTGGCCAACCCCCGGCGGCCCATTGCCCAGTGGCACTCGCtgaagccagaggaagaagtagaTGCAGCTCTCGGGAAAAACAAATAG